The genomic DNA AAAGAGCAAATCAGGTGATACTAGCAATGTTGACCAAATTATGTGTAAACGATTCACGAAAGTGGTACAAGCACGTTGGAGACGTACAAAAATGGATTAATTTGAATGTACATCAGTCGACTAGGGTCACACCTTTCCAGGCGATGTTTGGGGTGACAATGCGGCATAAAGAAGATTTGCGTTTATCGGAATTGATGGAAGAAATACGTGTAGCACGATTTCACGAGGAACGTAGTGCTTTAAGGGCTCAAGCTAGATCAAGTATCGAAAGAGCTCAGGCTACACAAAAACGAAATTATGATCTACGTGCTAGATCATCAACAAAGTATGAAGTAGGAGATGTAGTTGTGGTACAAAAGATGCCCAATGATCGATATAAAGTAGAGAAAATTAGTGGCGAGGGCTCACAACATACAACGACAGCTTCTAGCCAAATGAAGAAGTATAGAGTAGAAGTGACTAAAGAATAACATCCGAGGCGGATGAATTGTCAGGAGAGGCCGTGTGGATGTGTAAGGAGGAATCACGCGATGACTTGCAAGGGatgtgagagtgtgtgagtgaacgCGACGGTGACAATGATGTAGGACGTGTGACGCGGAGGCAGTTGCAATTGACCAGCCGGAGTGTGCAGACGAAAAAACGATCACAGTCTATCTTATCGAACACCACTTACCAATATTACAATAAAGGATTGAACTTTcaaactgtacaaacaaagTCCGCCTTTATTACATATATGACAgctcaaaacaatcaaacaaagaaGCACGAATGTTTTGCAAGATGAAATAAATGTTAAAAGTGTAGTTTAGGATCCCATCCGGAACGATCTTTCTTCTTTATATTTGAAAAGATCTTTCTTTATATTTGAAAGACGCAAATATATTCAATACAGTAAGTCATCATGCAATTTTCTGAAAATACGTAGTTTAATAAAGTTTAAttacattaaaattaattgtatTTCTACCACACTCCACAATCTAAGATATAAATGCTGTGCTCTCAGAAGATGGTAAAGTGAATTTGTCGTTTAATTAACCTAAAAGGTATCGAGAAAATATGATGAAAAAACTCACTTATAAAACCGTAATTCAATGTTGTTTAGATGTTCAAAGATCACAGGTAAGGATGGTGGTCGTCCTACAGGTAGGACGTAGAATCTGCCGAATTTTAAGCCAACACAACATGACGTCCTGCTAGTTTGCTCTAATTTCTTTCTTCcacaaaatcccatccaaacaaCGAACCAAGCCAAACAATCAAACGTTCTGTAATAatgttaataatttatttaccatgtttttgctttgtgtttttgcaatttgttttgtccactttatttctttctgtttgtgtacgagttttcctttctttctttttgcttgtttgccaATCGCACAAAACAGCCCTATCCAGATGCGCTCACATTGACCATCGTGTTGCAGTTTGCAGTTTACAGTTTTGCTGGTTCTGTTCCAGTATCGGCACCATAAGCCATGGACACTTTCATCGACACACTTGCTTAGCATGAGTCGTCACACCTTTTGGCAGCACTTTGCTGCTCGTCTGCCATCTTCTTCCTATCAGCTACTAACACGTTCTTACCACGCTCTGGTAAATTGTTTCTTTAtgtacgggtttttttttcttgtgtccTTTAATGGGGGGGTTTGGTGGGTGGCGAGAGTAAAGGAGGGCTTTTAAAATCTTACTTCACATCAGGCTGCATTTTTACACCACTTTCATCTGCATAGGGGCAAATCAAGCTGCATGCGTTTGATTTGTTGGACAAGTTCATGCATTACTATCGTTACATTGTTCCATTGTACActctgttctgttctgtgcTGCACTGCACTCTATTTACAACTTCTTCGTTTTGACTATTTTCCCCCCTTATATTTGAGGTTTAATAAGtgacatttttttgtgttgatgcTGTTGGGTATGTGAACTAGGTTGGTGCGataaaatttgcatttaattttgATCTGTTCAGGCATCCTGCCGTAGGACTATTTAATGTACAGGAATTACACGAGGGCTTTTTTTTTAGCGAAGCGAGAACAATTTTCCcaaactgaagaaaaaacggtGTTTGCATTCCACATACACATCCATCAGCACATgggaaattgtgaaaatatatttatttatatgcGTTGTTGCTATAGTTTGGATGCTTTCTTAggtgatgatcatgatgatggagggtGGCGATCAAATGGTTCAAATCGTACGGCCcttttattttcatgtttGCGTGTTTAAGTGGAGAAAGAGTTTCGGTTTAATATTGTATTCAGTTTTCGCCATCCTTGCGTTAAAATAGTTGTATTATCTCccatctttctttcttttttctttctgttatctctctcttgtttttccttttactgtagcgtttttttcttcttcttctgctaaAATGGAACATTACACCTTGGCTGCTGTACACTTACATCCATTTTTCACTTTGCTTACCTCAATTATCTGTTCTCCGAATGTCGCTTCTCTATTTCTCTGTTTGTTTCTAACATTTAAATTCGACTGTTGTAGCATCCGTTTGTTGGCTATGTGTTCTCTGACTTCTGATAGGGATGCccttctctcttgctctctctctctcccctctctctctctctcgatctcgCGGATGAAACGATAACGATAAACACATATTCCTACGCCTAAAACTTAGCACAAAGCAAAGAACAAGCTCTCTAACCAATCGAACTTAGCACAGTAAAAACCTCccttaaaacaaaacttgtaCGAtcgtgtgcagcactgtgtgtgtgtgtgagtttgggtgtgtgtgagtgtccaCTTCAGCACAACCAAGAACTATAATAGAAAACCGTGCGACAGTTACACCAGCCTTTTTTCCGGGTCCTCCCTTTACCCGACACAAAACTATTAAGGCTAACACATAGAACAGTATGCTGCGTATGTAGGCGCCCACTATGCGCACGTGTATCACAATTCGATTCTTTACTAGCCATTGTTTTTattctgctgtttttttttcttatgtttttcttttcgcacaACGAACAGACTAATGTTGCCCTGTCGTGTAGACCAACGCTGATTCATCTTCCATGGGAGATGAATTGAATCGTTTCCTATTCGCTAtcagcaaaaaataaacaggAGAAAGTAACGAGTAACggattgaatgtttttttttgttcgttcccTTAAAATTTCCACCTTGGGTGCGGTGGTGCTCAAGATTACCTCTCTCTGTCCCTCCCTCCCTATCTTTCTCTTAATTTTGTGCCGATGATGAGTTTCATTTTAGtgagatttttgtttcacaacacaacacgaATGTGTCGAATGGCTATCGAAAACAATACTTTTGCTACTACCACATACTGTTAGTGTTGCTGCAGATGGCTTCCGCCCGCGTATTCTTAAAATTTGGTGGGAAATTGGCGCCAAAGACGAAACACTTTTACAAACTAAAAATCGAAATAACGCGAAAaagggttggtttggttttagCTTACATATTTTCActtccatttgtttttgttttgttttagtatTTGTTACAGTTTTATCGCCTTTTTGTATCTCTTAGACAGCAACAATAATTCtaactcgctctctctctctccttttgcATGAGGCAAGTGTACACGTGATGCACCATTAAACGAAACCTTCTCTTCCTTGTTTCTACAACTCTtgcgattttctttttgttcgctGTTTAGCTTTCAAACAAAACTTCTATTATTTATCCTGTACACAACATTTTGTATCACAGTGTAGACCTTCGTTGCACGatcgaaaacacacaaacaaatatcAATATACTAATGTTCTGCTTttgttcttcgttttttttttttgtcagaaTCCGCGGAGTCCCGAGTCCTTTCCCGGAGTTTTAGCTTATCTTTAACACGACGATCACGGTAAAGATTAGATTTTGTaagtaaaattaaaccaaactTACAGAGTTCTGCTTGCTAGTAGACGGCTCATCCACGTGACTGGCGTCTGGTCTGGGTCGGTGATGTTGGGAAGAATTGGAGTTGGATTGGTGGCTCATGTCGCTGCCATGCAACTAAGGAACGGAACTAGTGACCCGCGAAGCTCACAGTAACAGCCAAGACTAGGGGTAGCATCTAACGGCTTTCGAATGATTTGCTGTTGGCCGGTAGCTCCCATCGTTCGATCTGTGGATTTTGAGTtaagaaaaaaggagaaaaaaagaagaaaaaaatggttcatTGGCAAATAATCCATTATGCTGGGCAATTCTGAAACGATAATAATTGTGTgaaatgaatttaaacattcGGTACAGAATATGCAtcacttttttctgtttttgcaaTCAGCTGCAAGACCTTGGCGGATCCAGCCCGTACAACCACAAGACAAAGGAACTAGCTCTAGACGCACCACCCCCACCGACCGGCGGCAATCCGTTAgaggtaataaaaaaaagcaattccCTCAAATGGAAAGCCATAAAATTATCTCGCTGAAAACTAGTAAAATTCACTAGCCCGTAATGGCCGATCAGTACCGGAACCGGTTTCGCCGATACCGACGGCTGCCTTTGCCCATCACCCTGACTAAAGCCCTGCCAGTTTATCTCTCCACCGAGACACGTTGGAGGTTTTTCGGAAAACGGCAGCTCACACTCATTTTCTTAAGCTGCTAGGGTACCCGGGGAACATGCAAAACCAAACGCAGTTCTagcccagcagcagccgccgtgTGGCATCATCATAACCATACCAACAATCATCACGAGAGCTGAGATCACCCGGAAATGCGTACCCCTGGAGTCGTGGCGCGTCGTATGGTGGAGTGCTACCAACCTTgcgtagttttgtttttaatgcgTTTTTCATTATACAAAGTAGCTTGTAAATTATCTCGCTCGCAGATGTCCTCCAGTTTTTATGGTCACCGCGCCGCCGCTTGTGGTCACAATGTTGCGTTGTCGCAACTCTAAACTCTAATTCCGCGACGACCGCCAGGAACGGACGCAGTTTATTGAGCGTCTTGGCGTCTCGGGCGGATTATCGTAAAGTTCGTTTCCCGATTGTAGACATATCGGTGATGCAGGTTGTTACGTCGACACTTGGCCGCCGACGGGATCTTTTATCGTTATCGGTCAGCTTACATCTGTACGTGTGCTTGCACCAACGCTGCACGCAAATCGGGGCAAGCAAAGTTTAGCATAAAAATTTGCAAACGCGTCAGGAAAAGTGGTAGGTGCCTTGAGTGGAGGTCGGTTCAGTTCTGCCCAtcccaccctcccccccccctcatgTCCCCGGTTTCATCTCTTTGCTGGCCTCTCCTTGGCACCGATGGGGTGGGATATGTTGGCAGATATTTACGACCTATTTTACGACCGTAGTAAAGTTGCATTTAGCGCGTCTTGTAAGACGCTTTTTCTCACTCGTCGGAGTGTGTCTGCCAGTCAAGTCACTCAAGCGAGGCTAGTGTTATTCTATGTCCCTATCCCCCTTCCCTGGTATGCACGGGGTACGTCTCAACCCCCTTCCGACCAAAGAATCGATCATCGAAAGATGCAAAGATTTGCCATTGACGATAAGCCCCCGGGAACCTTGCGGTGTACGCGTACCTTACGGTGTCGGCCGCACATCTTGCTGGCCGGCGAACCGAACAGACGCAAGGCagtaaaatagaaaattattATTGCCTGGAATATATATTATTTCCTAATGTATTGAGCGACCTCGCAAACTGATCAAGCGCAAAGATCTCCGCCCCACACCAGGCGGACCAGACATCAGACAGGCGCGCAGGAAAGAAGCGACTCTCTGAAGGTTGAGTTGGGGTTTTGTTACACAGCCCTGCTTGATGCACACGGATCCACACACACTCCCGGTTGTATATGGCCATTTTACGATGATCGTTAAATCGTCCCGCGGGGTTTTGCAAAAAACGGAGGAGCGGGTGCGTTGCATCACAGAAGAACAACAGAGAAAACGCCTCCTCCCTTACTGCATAATGCATTCCGTAGTGGACTCTTTCAATCATGGGTGTTTGTGTAACGCggtttcggtgtgtgtttgatttggTCCAAACGGTACACCGATGTCTTGGCATTTTAAAACGGTACTTAAGACGCCGTTTAGCAGAAAGTTAGATTGAATGGCGTTACTAAATAGAGCGTGTGTAGCTGAAACTGTCCGCTCTAAGGCCACGTCGAAAAGCAATCGAGGATGATAACCTGAGCCTGAAACTGctgtaaagtaaaaaaaaaactaaacttattttaacgattttttctCAGTACATTCTACTAATCCTCCTAACTGTCTATGAGCTTTTGTAGCATGTGTGTGATGTGCAGACAAGGTATTAAGGCGTAATGAAATAATAGGCAGCAGCTATGGCCAAAATAGTCTACTTTCGAGCAATATGGTTAAGCCGTACCTAATGAATAGAAATAGTATAATTCCTGACGATGAAAAATTAGGGATAATGAGCCACTTTCTGAGGACAAATCGTAGACACTTCAAGTTTTACAACATCTTCCGAAATCCAGGAGTCGAAACATCCAGAATTAAAACGTCCATGTCCATGTTAGGAGATTTGAACCTATGTACACAAAACTCTCAGTCCATTTATTAGCAAAAGATGCCCATGAGACAATCATATACAATGAATTTACTGACGGCGCTTGTGAAAAATATCTTTCATATACGTCTAATGACCGCAACACTAACCAATAGAGTTTTGAGGCTCCACGGGATGGCAATCATTATACACTTATCTGTAGCACTTGGACTGTCGAAGACATCCAAATTAGGTCTTGTTTTGATTGCCTAGGTTAAAAGGATTAATCAAATCTAAATtgctttaaattatatttcttTTTAGTTTTCACACACTCGGGAGCCATTCGATGTGATTTCGACGTGCTGTGCCATTTACATCTCACCTGTTAGGGCTGATCGATTCTAATGCCACTAATGACATATGTTGATGATTATGCCTTATCAACTGGAACAACCCTGTCATGCATCAATAGCACTACAAATTATAACTGTTTTCTATGGTTGCAATTTAAAGGGAAGTcacctgtctctctctctctctctctcttcctctttttCCGGCACTTTCTACGTACAGCACTTCGGTTCCACAAAGTGTGCCACAAAATTAGTTACTACGACACCGGAATGCAAAAATCGTATTATTTACCTAGTCCGGCAAGGGCAACGTGCGACCACGCGAGACCAGGCACCACCATTAATGATGCATCGGGTGGATAACGAATGGACTAAATTTATTCATAACTTGCCCCAAACCGTCAACACAGTCGACAAACCCATCGGTCCCCAAAATGTCCGAGGTTTTCTTTCCTGCCAGATGGTTGGAGAGggtgcggggggggggggggggcgagacTTCCAACAGAGTGCTGCAGattaagcacacaaacacgcacctACAACAAACAGGCGCAGAGTTAAGCAGGCGAACAAAAATAGCAACCAAAGTGCGAAAAGCGAGAGTGTCGGGCAAAGCGTCGATTTTCCCtcatactctctctctctctcgctcactcactaTGTGTGCATATTTACAATGCATGTGCATAGACAGCTGAAGTCCCTCTCTATACGAGTAGGGTGATGGAGGCTGCATTTACCGAATCGCACCGATGATGAATGGCACAGGGAAGGGAtggattgttttgatttgtttatttccGCTTGACGAATGCAGGTCTCCCGGTTCTTTCACTCGTGACGCAGACGTCGCCGCCCCTAGCCCCCTGCACCGGAGCATAGAAACGCAATTGCAGGACGCATTTCTGCGCTCGGCTGCGACACCCCGTCCCCGTGAGCCAATGCAAACACCCAGTTGGTACACCGGCGGCATCACACACTATTATTACATTGATTGTTGCCTGGCGAGTGAACAAGAGCCGATGGATGACGAGCGCGAGGGGCACCAATACGCGTTGCATATTTTGTGtataaattttgaataatCGAAACAACGATttctgctctttttttttgttcgcccatgcttgttgttgtttgccaaCAGAACTCTCACACCATCGCGCAACAACCACCCGTTACGTCGTGTTGAATCATATCAACATTTTggtcgcaacaaaaaaaaaaacgggacctGTCTACCTGCCCCGAAGGCGCAGCcaaggcagcagcagtgaagTGAAAAATAGCCATTCCGGACTGGCAAACGCAGGTACGGCCGGGGCGACAAAAAGCATGCATTAGCCCGGGCTGCTGGTGTGCATCCATCGCCCCCATTTGTGggtgattaaaaataaatataaataggaaataaattatttgcttCCCGACCCGCatggattatttttatttagaaTTTTGCAATACATCGTCCGGTCCCATGCGATACTGGGCGCACACCATGGGTCAGCGTAGGGTAATGGGTGGACACATTGTTATCgatgctgttaaaatttaaagtatTTACATCGAGAGGTCACCAATGTACAAGATTTGATAACTCTGCTGGAATTCAAAGGAGATTGAATATATCGTCAGTATCATAGGATGGAAATTGGACTGGATCGGCATCATTACCATATCAGTTCATCCCAGGTTGTCGTTAGGCAAGGTTATCAAATGATTTCACTGTAGAGCATGTAAGTAGCATCttgcataataaaaaaatataaaaaattaaaaaaataattacgaGAACAATCTCTTTTACTCTTGAATTGATTTGCAATATAAAAAAGCTTTGTTTTAGGCATTCCAAAATGAGCAATCCATTCCAAAATCAGGAATATGTTAAATTGACGGATCCCGCTAATCTAGAGTTAAAAAACTTGGATGAGAGCAAAGCACGAATGCGTGGGCTATTTTCAGTGCCTTGCCTTCCCTAAAGTCAATGGACTTATGCATGTGAAATTATGTGCTGCTATTGTGATTTGATAGTAAAACatttgacaattttttttactaaaaagTAACTTACATTCTGATGCTAAAATGTTGTTACTCTTGTGGAATCTTCTGAAACCCCCTCTAATAAAGgcaaaatttaaagaaaaataaataaatttaacaatTAGTGTATTAAATTTGCAATTGACACGTTTTGATCGAAGCAAAACGTTAtatatgcaaacaaaaaatgacaaTAAACTGCAACCGTCGTTAGGCCGGAGGATCTTTCGATGTAATCTTTTTAAGCGCTAGACCGCTACTAAATACCTATATTGAGACTCTATAAAGATagatttatatttctagtccAGCTAATGCAGTATTCAACTATATGTCCCTCCATGACCCATCGTGCGGCGCCAGGACGAAGAGAGATTGTAGCACCCAGAAGAGTAAAGTGCATGAGGTGTTGTACTATTTTTTTATCCCTATTTGCTCACCCATATCAATAACTAAACGTTGATTTGGCCGTGAATGATTTATACAAAATGCACCAGCACACTCCTCGCACCGAACGATGATCGATACTGGCAGAAGTAAATCAGCCCCGAGCGGTATTGGTGACTGGTAGCAAACCCgtcaacaacaacatattacccttcttttttttgctatccaTCTATCCCGATGGGTCATCAGTAAAGCATTTCGTTATGAATGTGCTTGCTGCCGAACCAATAACGCAGCAAAAGATCAAAGACTGTGTGTCCCATTGGCATATGAGTTGCATTTGCTATCCCATCCCGCCCAGGTTTAGGTTGCAGGGACTTACCTTTCCGAACGGCCGGAAGCTGCACTCTTGCACCATCATCTCGGAACGAATGTCGGCGCAATCTAGTGGATGGTAGCAATTGAAGCCTGATGAGCAGTGAGCGAATTTTCCACCGCACTCGCGTAGAAAAATGTACCCTTGGGTGGCGTTAAGCGATTGTTGCTGGGCGAAGACGAAGTCGTCTGTTCCTTTGGTTCGGCCAATGTctgttgcagttgctgctgctgctgctccttccGATAGAAGGGTTCGACGTGGGGCAACTGCATCTGAGGCTGATAGCCTAGAAAGTGGGTGTGGAATATTGGTGCGGTCGTGGACTCGCTACTGACGGGCGGATACAAGCTGGACGGTAGAAGATGGGTCGGGAAGTGGGCCGTGTAAAGCGTCCGATTGACCGCTTCCAGCCCGGGCAACAGCAGTGGTAACGGGAAGTTGTTCGCCTCGAGCTCGTTGTACTTGTACATCGGGAACGGCAGCCCGTTCGGTTTCTTCAGCAGGTCCAGCCGATCGAACGTGCTCTTGGGCAACGAGTACGGTATGCGGTGTTCCTTCTCCTTGTCGTAACAGTCCTCGGCCGACTCCGTCACACCCTCCGCGTCCTTGTGCGGGAAGGACTTTTTACTCCGCCGTACCGACTCCAGGTACGCTTCGTACGGTTGGCTCGGGTTGTCTTCCCGTTCCGGCGATTTGTGCGTGGTGGTGTGCAAATCTTCCGGCTCCCGGGCAGGAATGAACGAGCGCGCCATTTTGCTCGCCGCCTCCGCGAGACTCTTGTACACGGAGGGTTCCTCGTCGGGCCCGGGCGATCGACTCGGTGCGTTGGTACTCTCCACCGTCTGGGAGTATCGTTTCGTTTGGCTGCGGGAACGGCCTCTGCTCATTCGCGTGGCCGACCGCGACGCGTGAGTCGCCCTTACCACGGACGCACTGTCATCGAACGTGATACAGTCGCCATCGTCTCGATCACAGCCGGTtccactgctactgctggtggaGGGTTTCGATTTGGTGTCAAGGTTCAGGGCCCGATCGTCGGCGCGCGGTGTTTCGGCCTGCCGCGAGCAGGATCGCGACCGCGACAACGAGCTGGACCGCGAACGGATGGTGGAGTTGGTGCGGGTCACAGATATGttttcgtcctcgtcgtcctcCGTCAGCCGGTC from Anopheles stephensi strain Indian chromosome 2, UCI_ANSTEP_V1.0, whole genome shotgun sequence includes the following:
- the LOC118506880 gene encoding uncharacterized protein LOC118506880 isoform X1 translates to MVSQDRWAEAMSDSGYDSRTDGNGASSSCNNSLNPRTPPNCARCRNHGLKIGLKGHKRYCKYRTCHCEKCCLTAERQRVMALQTALRRAQTQDEQRALNEGEVPPEPVANIHIPKLSELKDLKHNMIHNSQTRSFDCDSSTGSMASAPGTSSVPLTIHRRSPGVPHHVAEPQHLGATHSCVSPEPVNLLPDDELVKRAQWLLEKLGYPWEMMPLMYVILKSADGDVQKAHQRIDEGKRTIKTYEALVKSSLDPNSDRLTEDDEDENISVTRTNSTIRSRSSSLSRSRSCSRQAETPRADDRALNLDTKSKPSTSSSSGTGCDRDDGDCITFDDSASVVRATHASRSATRMSRGRSRSQTKRYSQTVESTNAPSRSPGPDEEPSVYKSLAEAASKMARSFIPAREPEDLHTTTHKSPEREDNPSQPYEAYLESVRRSKKSFPHKDAEGVTESAEDCYDKEKEHRIPYSLPKSTFDRLDLLKKPNGLPFPMYKYNELEANNFPLPLLLPGLEAVNRTLYTAHFPTHLLPSSLYPPVSSESTTAPIFHTHFLGYQPQMQLPHVEPFYRKEQQQQQLQQTLAEPKEQTTSSSPSNNRLTPPKGTFFYASAVENSLTAHQASIATIH
- the LOC118506880 gene encoding uncharacterized protein LOC118506880 isoform X2; this encodes MVSQDRWAEAMSDSGYDSRTDGNGASSSCNNSLNPRTPPNCARCRNHGLKIGLKGHKRYCKYRTCHCEKCCLTAERQRVMALQTALRRAQTQDEQRALNEGEVPPEPTRSFDCDSSTGSMASAPGTSSVPLTIHRRSPGVPHHVAEPQHLGATHSCVSPEPVNLLPDDELVKRAQWLLEKLGYPWEMMPLMYVILKSADGDVQKAHQRIDEGKRTIKTYEALVKSSLDPNSDRLTEDDEDENISVTRTNSTIRSRSSSLSRSRSCSRQAETPRADDRALNLDTKSKPSTSSSSGTGCDRDDGDCITFDDSASVVRATHASRSATRMSRGRSRSQTKRYSQTVESTNAPSRSPGPDEEPSVYKSLAEAASKMARSFIPAREPEDLHTTTHKSPEREDNPSQPYEAYLESVRRSKKSFPHKDAEGVTESAEDCYDKEKEHRIPYSLPKSTFDRLDLLKKPNGLPFPMYKYNELEANNFPLPLLLPGLEAVNRTLYTAHFPTHLLPSSLYPPVSSESTTAPIFHTHFLGYQPQMQLPHVEPFYRKEQQQQQLQQTLAEPKEQTTSSSPSNNRLTPPKGTFFYASAVENSLTAHQASIATIH